The following are from one region of the Camarhynchus parvulus chromosome 3, STF_HiC, whole genome shotgun sequence genome:
- the CDC42EP3 gene encoding cdc42 effector protein 3: protein MPAKTPIYLKAANNKKGKKFKLRDILSPDMISPPLGDFRHTIHIGKEGQHDVFGDISFLQGNYELLPGNEGETRVSQSGIHNEFLRANSTSESMFTETPSPVLKNAISLPAIGGSQALTLPLLSPVTFNSKQESIRSSRNPRLSCEPVIEEKLQERGKEMEDEETYKDDIWGQNGSSSHFTNGSDSHSSSFSERCTDWQTVDLLDDSRLSCELTKTKSEESLSDLAGSLLSLQLDLGPSLLDEVLNVMDKNKS from the coding sequence ATGCCAGCCAAGACACCCATCTACTTGAAAGCTGCTAACAataagaaagggaagaaattcaAATTAAGGGATATCTTATCTCCTGATATGATCAGTCCTCCACTTGGAGATTTTCGTCACACCATACACATTGGAAAAGAGGGACAGCATGATGTTTTCGGAGACATCTCATTTTTGCAGGGCAACTATGAGCTGTTGCCTGGAAATGAAGGTGAAACCAGAGTTAGCCAGTCTGGTATCCACAATGAATTCTTAAGGGCAAACAGCACTTCTGAATCCATGTTTACAGAAACTCCATCGCCAGTGCTCAAAAATGCTATTTCCCTTCCTGCCATTGGGGGTTCTCAAGCCCTTACACTGCCTTTATTGTCACCAGTGACATTTAATTCAAAGCAAGAATCCATCAGGTCATCCAGAAATCCTAGGCTTAGCTGTGAGCCAGTAATAGAAGAAAAACTGCAGGAGAGAGGTAAAGAGATGGAGGATGAAGAAACATACAAAGATGACATATGGGGACAAAATGGTTCTTCTTCACATTTTACTAACGGTAGCGACAGTCACTCATCCAGCTTTTCTGAACGATGCACGGATTGGCAAACAGTGGATTTACTGGATGACAGTCGGCTTTCATGTGAACTAACCAAGACTAAGTCCGAAGAATCCCTTTCAGATCTTGCAGGCTCTCTTCTCTCATTACAACTTGACTTGGGGCCCTCACTTTTGGATGAGGTGCTCAATGTAATGGACAAGAATAAATCTTAG